A window from Solanum stenotomum isolate F172 chromosome 5, ASM1918654v1, whole genome shotgun sequence encodes these proteins:
- the LOC125864333 gene encoding probable 3-deoxy-D-manno-octulosonic acid transferase, mitochondrial isoform X1, which produces MAMERGEVIYKIYRALTYGLSPLIQLHLRWRKFRGLEHPLRWRERLGLPSLSRPPGPLFWFHAVSLGEGMCAIPVIKCCIERRPDVTVLMTTTTTSAFEVIKHQLPNNVLYQFSPVDTPGTIDAFLRYWKPSAIMLMESELWPNLIIGAAKYRIALALLNARISAKSYGSWSQPFVNSLTSLMLSKFLLILPLSTTQAIRFQLLQCPPFIINFCGDLKYAVGNIDTNEGDQRALKELQVQLMNRKVWMASSIHKGEEKVMLGVHNALKQIHPDIITIIVPRHPQHGKQIALELEKDGVRVALRSRHDKLMPGTNIYVVDTLGELQKFYRLTPIAVIGGSFLPGSAGHNISEAAAEGCAILTGPYIGHFSHMATQMQRLNPLSVLQVSGHILVEALSNLLSDAKLLEERQEAAKQAYHALSCGITENVWSFLDFHIFRIALANEGLML; this is translated from the exons ATGGCGATGGAGAGAGGTGAGGTGATTTACAAAATTTACAGAGCCCTAACTTATGGATTATCGCCGCTGATTCAGCTGCATCTGCGGTGGCGCAAATTCCGCGGCCTGGAACATCCTCTCCGCTGGCGCGAGCGTCTCGGACTCCCTTCTCTTTCTCGGCCCCCTGGCCCTCTCTTCTGGTTCCACGCTGTCTCACTTG GTGAAGGAATGTGTGCGATTCCTGTGATCAAATGCTGCATAGAGAGGAGGCCTGATGTAACTGTCTTGATGACCACAACCACCACATCAGCATT TGAGGTAATAAAGCACCAGCTTCCAAATAACGTCCTTTATCAG TTTTCTCCAGTTGACACTCCTGGCACCATTGATGCTTTCCTTCGTTATTGGAAGCCAAGTGCAATTATGTTAATGGAAAGTGAACTCTGGCCAAACCTGATTATAGGTGCTGCGAAATATCGG ATTGCACTTGCATTGCTTAATGCTCGAAtatctgcaaaatcttatgGCAGTTGGTCTCAGCCATTTGTTAATTCTCTGACATCATTAATGCTCTCCAAATTCTTGCTGATTCTTCCACTG AGCACTACCCAGGCAATTCGCTTTCAACTGCTGCAGTGTCCACCCTTCATCATAAATTTTTGCGGTGACCTAAAGTATG CTGTAGGGAACATTGACACAAATGAAGGGGATCAAAGAGCGCTGAAAGAGTTGCAGGTACAGCTTATGAACAGAAAGGTTTGGATGGCATCTTCTATTCATAAGGGTGAAGAAAAAG TCATGTTAGGAGTACACAACGCTTTAAAGCAAATACATCCGGATATCATCACCATCATTGTGCCTCGGCATCCTCAGCACGGAAAACAAATTGCTTTG GAATTGGAGAAAGATGGAGTAAGGGTAGCATTACGGTCTCGTCACGATAAGCTCATGCCAGGGACAAACATATATGTGGTTGACACATTAG GTGAATTACAAAAGTTTTACAGACTAACACCAATTGCTGTGATTGGAGGTTCATTTCTACCAGGTTCAGCTGGTCATAATATTTCAGAAGCCGCTGCAGAAGGCTGTGCTATTTTAACTG GTCCTTATATCGGTCATTTCTCTCATATGGCAACACAGATGCAACGCTTGAATCCTTTGTCAGTATTACAG GTTTCTGGACACATTCTTGTCGAAGCTCTCAGCAACCTTCTTAGTGATGCAAAACTTTTGGAAGAACGTCAAGAAGCTGCTAAGCAAGCTTATCATGCTCTGTCTTGTGGGATCACTGAAAATGTTTGGAGCTTTCTAGACTTCCACATTTTTCGGATAGCACTGGCAAACGAAGGTTTGATGCTATGA
- the LOC125864333 gene encoding probable 3-deoxy-D-manno-octulosonic acid transferase, mitochondrial isoform X2: MAMERGEVIYKIYRALTYGLSPLIQLHLRWRKFRGLEHPLRWRERLGLPSLSRPPGPLFWFHAVSLGEGMCAIPVIKCCIERRPDVTVLMTTTTTSAFEVIKHQLPNNVLYQFSPVDTPGTIDAFLRYWKPSAIMLMESELWPNLIIGAAKYRIALALLNARISAKSYGSWSQPFVNSLTSLMLSKFLLILPLSTTQAIRFQLLQCPPFIINFCGDLKYAVGNIDTNEGDQRALKELQVQLMNRKVWMASSIHKGEEKVMLGVHNALKQIHPDIITIIVPRHPQHGKQIALELEKDGVRVALRSRHDKLMPGTNIYVVDTLGELQKFYRLTPIAVIGGSFLPGSAGHNISEAAAEGCAILTGPYIGHFSHMATQMQRLNPLSVLQVSGHILVEALSNLLSDAKLLEERQEAAKQAYHALSCGITENVWSFLDFHIFRIALANEDCP; this comes from the exons ATGGCGATGGAGAGAGGTGAGGTGATTTACAAAATTTACAGAGCCCTAACTTATGGATTATCGCCGCTGATTCAGCTGCATCTGCGGTGGCGCAAATTCCGCGGCCTGGAACATCCTCTCCGCTGGCGCGAGCGTCTCGGACTCCCTTCTCTTTCTCGGCCCCCTGGCCCTCTCTTCTGGTTCCACGCTGTCTCACTTG GTGAAGGAATGTGTGCGATTCCTGTGATCAAATGCTGCATAGAGAGGAGGCCTGATGTAACTGTCTTGATGACCACAACCACCACATCAGCATT TGAGGTAATAAAGCACCAGCTTCCAAATAACGTCCTTTATCAG TTTTCTCCAGTTGACACTCCTGGCACCATTGATGCTTTCCTTCGTTATTGGAAGCCAAGTGCAATTATGTTAATGGAAAGTGAACTCTGGCCAAACCTGATTATAGGTGCTGCGAAATATCGG ATTGCACTTGCATTGCTTAATGCTCGAAtatctgcaaaatcttatgGCAGTTGGTCTCAGCCATTTGTTAATTCTCTGACATCATTAATGCTCTCCAAATTCTTGCTGATTCTTCCACTG AGCACTACCCAGGCAATTCGCTTTCAACTGCTGCAGTGTCCACCCTTCATCATAAATTTTTGCGGTGACCTAAAGTATG CTGTAGGGAACATTGACACAAATGAAGGGGATCAAAGAGCGCTGAAAGAGTTGCAGGTACAGCTTATGAACAGAAAGGTTTGGATGGCATCTTCTATTCATAAGGGTGAAGAAAAAG TCATGTTAGGAGTACACAACGCTTTAAAGCAAATACATCCGGATATCATCACCATCATTGTGCCTCGGCATCCTCAGCACGGAAAACAAATTGCTTTG GAATTGGAGAAAGATGGAGTAAGGGTAGCATTACGGTCTCGTCACGATAAGCTCATGCCAGGGACAAACATATATGTGGTTGACACATTAG GTGAATTACAAAAGTTTTACAGACTAACACCAATTGCTGTGATTGGAGGTTCATTTCTACCAGGTTCAGCTGGTCATAATATTTCAGAAGCCGCTGCAGAAGGCTGTGCTATTTTAACTG GTCCTTATATCGGTCATTTCTCTCATATGGCAACACAGATGCAACGCTTGAATCCTTTGTCAGTATTACAG GTTTCTGGACACATTCTTGTCGAAGCTCTCAGCAACCTTCTTAGTGATGCAAAACTTTTGGAAGAACGTCAAGAAGCTGCTAAGCAAGCTTATCATGCTCTGTCTTGTGGGATCACTGAAAATGTTTGGAGCTTTCTAGACTTCCACATTTTTCGGATAGCACTGGCAAACGAAG ATTGTCCTTAG
- the LOC125864705 gene encoding pyruvate kinase 2, cytosolic, whose protein sequence is MHSNHLLLEEPIRMASILEPSKANFFPAMTKIVGTLGPKSRSVEAISACLKAGMSVARFDFSWGDSEYHQETLENLKASIKATKKLCAVMLDTVGAELQVVNKRETTISLTEDAIVTLTPHQGQEASNEVLPINFGGLAKAVKKGDTIFVGQYLFTGSETTSVWLEVDQVNGDDVICVVKNSATLAGSMFTLHASQVHIDMPTLTDKDKEVISTWGVQNKIDFISLSYTRHAEDVREAREFLSKLGDLSQTQIFAKIENVEGLTHFDEILKEADGIILSRGNLGIDLPPEKVFLFQKAAVHKCNMAGKPAVVTRVVDSMTDNLRPTRAEATDVANAVLDGTDAILLGAETLRGLYPVETISTVGKICAEAGKVFNQDLYFKKTVKFVGEPMTHLEAIASSAVRAAIKVKASVIICFTSSGRAARLIAKYRPTMPVLSVVIPRLKTNQLKWSFSGAFEARQSLIVRGLFPMLADPRHPAESNNATNESVLKVALDHGKASGVIKSHDRVVVCQKVGDASVVKIIELED, encoded by the exons ATGCATTCAAATCACTTacttcttgaagaacccatcaGGATGGCCTCAATTTTAGAGCCATCTAAAGCT AATTTTTTTCCGGCTATGACTAAGATTGTTGGGACATTGGGTCCTAAATCTCGATCTGTTGAGGCTATTTCGGCTTGTCTTAAAGCTGGAATGTCTG TGGcaagatttgatttttcatgGGGTGATTCAGAGTATCACCAGGAGACTTTGGAAAACTTGAAGGCATCTATTAAGGCTACTAAGAAGCTCTGTGCT GTCATGCTAGATACTGTGGGTGCTGAGTTGCAGGTTGTCAACAAACGTGAGACAACTATTTCACTTACGGAAGATGCAATTGTTACTCTGACTCCTCATCAAGGTCAAGAAGCATCTAATGAAGTGTTGCCAATTAACTTTGGCGGATTAGCCAAG GCTGTAAAGAAGGGAGACACCATTTTTGTTGGTCAGTACCTCTTCACAGGAAGCGAAACAACATCTGTTTGGCTGGAG GTAGACCAAGTGAATGGGGATGATGTCATTTGCGTGGTAAAGAACTCTGCCACTTTAGCTGGGTCAATGTTCACCCTGCATGCTTCTCAGGTTCATATTGATATGCCTACCCTCACGGATAAAGACAAAGAG GTTATAAGCACATGGGGTGTTCAAAACAAAATCGACTTTATTTCACTATCATATACAAGGCATGCTGAGGATGTCCGTGAG GCCCGTGAGTTCTTATCTAAGCTTGGTGATCTAAGTCAAACTCAGATATTTGCtaaaattgaaaatgttgag GGTTTGACTCATTTTGATGAGATACTCAAGGAGGCTGATGGGATCATCCTTTCTCGTGGAAACCTCGGTATTGATCTACCACCAGAGAAG GTGTTCTTGTTCCAGAAGGCTGCTGTTCACAAGTGTAACATGGCTGGAAAGCCAGCTGTAGTAACACGTGTTGTTGATAGTATGACTGACAATCTCAGGCCTACTCGTGCTGAAGCAACAGATGTTGCTAATGCTGTCTTGGATG GAACTGATGCTATTCTTCTTGGTGCTGAGACTCTGCGTGGATTATACCCAGTCGAGACTATTTCTACTGTTGGCAAGATTTGTGCCGAG GCAGGGAAGGTTTTCAACCAAGACCTATACTTTAAGAAAACAGTCAAATTTGTTGGAGAGCCCATGACACATCTGGAAGCAATTGCCTCATCTGCG GTAAGAGCTGCCATCAAGGTGAAAGCATCAGTAATTATTTGTTTCACTTCATCTGGAAGGGCAGCAAG GTTGATAGCTAAATATAGGCCAACAATGCCAGTATTGTCGGTTGTCATTCCTCGACTCAAGACAAATCAACTGAAGTGGAGCTTTAGCGGTGCATTTGAG GCTAGGCAATCTCTAATTGTCCGAGGTCTTTTCCCAATGCTAGCTGATCCTCGACATCCT GCTGAATCTAATAATGCAACTAATGAGTCGGTGCTGAAAGTTGCTCTAGATCATGGAAAAGCATCAGGAGTTATTAAATCACACGATCGTGTTGTCGTTTGCCAGAAAGTTGGAGATGCATCAGTGGTTAAGATTATTGAACTTGAAGATTAG